CAGCTGAGAACAATAGCTAATCTCCATCCATCGGGTGACGCACCCGCTGGTCGTAGTTTAGCCATTACGTTACCTACAATTAGAATGAATAAAGACAGACATATAAAATCAAAGAGGAAAAGAACTTGGACAGATTTACGTGTCGAAATAAAGAAACTCTGTGAACAACTGAATCTTTCTAAAGATGAATTTTCAGAGGTAAACATTAAGGAATGGAAAGAAATTGAATCTAAAATTTGGACAAGGTTTACCTCAATTAAAAACTCAAGGTGGATATGGGAAACATTAGTGGATGACTACTCTGCAATTCCAGTAAATTATAAGACTC
The Flammeovirga agarivorans DNA segment above includes these coding regions:
- a CDS encoding DUF6756 family protein, translated to QLRTIANLHPSGDAPAGRSLAITLPTIRMNKDRHIKSKRKRTWTDLRVEIKKLCEQLNLSKDEFSEVNIKEWKEIESKIWTRFTSIKNSRWIWETLVDDYSAIPVNYKTLDLESLFDSSEKVWFLLGESVNGQTKFWNYDGTIKAFNKIFWESSRTDEILIVSKKYEWILIINHHDIMIGTGKMKDQIEKLKSR